Proteins from one Euwallacea similis isolate ESF13 chromosome 13, ESF131.1, whole genome shotgun sequence genomic window:
- the LOC136413127 gene encoding serine-rich adhesin for platelets-like isoform X1: protein MERSDKQGGSREGETSDEGKPLKKARYLWEIKGKGHLKTSKDPSSSFQEAQLPVDFQKPCCSKTEPTTSPKADSGPKSSCCDDCCLETFLAKTEDIMVRDSSDDDDSEKLPLENSIENEIPVTLVSAQPKNQDYYLKKWQARQIARGFVDNTINSMLENWVDRPFDATNFVEDCANDGQVEDDAILMAIQSHGLQSGLRGSTSGTLSTSTFNSNSNSSFNSNLSIAGSSRSESQSELLYSSQILQESSTDNLENLQKEQETQSLSSSMSPASASSISNTYEGDSGDPMDFLNAAVSVAIQKKGLSY, encoded by the exons ATGGAGAGGAGTGATAAACAAGGTGGATCCCGAGAAGGTGAGACTTCAGATGAAGGCAAGCCACTTAAAAAAGCCCGATACCTATgggaaattaaaggaaaaggGCATTTGAAAACCTCAAAAGATCCCAGCAGCTCCTTTCAAGAAGCTCAGCTACCTGTAGACTTTCAAAAGCCCTGTTGCAGTAAAACTGAGCCCACTACATCACCAAAAGCAG ATTCAGGCCCAAAGTCTAGCTGTTGTGACGATTGTTGCCTGGAAACTTTTTTGGCCAAGACAGAAGATATTATGGTGAGAGACAGTTCAGATGACGATGACTCTGAGAAGCTGCCTTTAGAAAACagtattgaaaatgaaattccaGTCACCCTGGTTTCTGCACAACCAAAAAATCAAGACTATTACTTGAA AAAGTGGCAAGCAAGACAAATTGCCCGGGGTTTTGTGGataatacaataaatagtATGTTGGAGAATTGGGTGGATAGACCATTTGATGCCACAAACTTTGTGGAAGATTGTGCAAATGATGGCCAA GTTGAAGATGATGCTATTTTAATGGCAATACAATCACATGGCCTACAATCAGGATTAAGAGGAAGCACAAGTGGGACCCTTAGTACCTCtacttttaattcaaattcaaactccagttttaattcaaatttatccatTGCAGGCAGCAGCAGAAGTGAATCTCAATCAGAATTATTAT ACTCAAGccaaattttacaagaatcCTCAACagataatttagaaaatcttcaaaaggaGCAAGAGACACAATCACTATCTAGTTCTATGAGTCCAGCTAGTGCTAGCTCAATATCAAATACCTATGAGGGAGATTCTGGGGACCCAATGGATTTCTTAAATGCTGCAGTGTCAGTTGCTATTCAGAAGAAAGGTCTCTCATATTAG
- the sim gene encoding single-minded homolog 1 isoform X1, giving the protein MGYNGVSYNLIANMKCKSNDESEESSENKPPAENKAPPLCAKGAMKEKSKNAARSRREKENAEFIELGKMLPLPAAITTQLDKASVIRLSTSYLKMREVFPDGLGDAWGASPVIPNPREALLKELGSYLLQTLDGFIFVVAQDGKIMYISETASVHLGLSQVELTGNSIYDYIHPADHDEVSAILTPTPPYPPLSINQDYEIERAFFIRMKCVLAKRNAGLTNGGYKVIHCSGYLKIKQHPLGNGVVYEPSCFQNMGLVAVGHSLPPSAITEIKLHSNMFMFRASLDMKLIFLDARVSQLTGYEPQDLIEKTLYQYIDGRDVLPMRYSHHQLLIKGQVTTKYYRFLCKLGGWVWMQSYATIVHNSRSSRPHCIVSVNYVLSETESKELVLSFTQTTPNEELPASPHADNHSPLTTPTRNVGQPKYHHSSPQSNIRLSGGGRIIEPEHFSDSNGGGSGHFGGHLDYDHSNPGLFVHSVQEDSTPYYHHHEVYYYNDPEAYSVVPGSVASQTRPFSASSSSCSSVESSATDNTHHYSHGGTLNPLIATNINPATPSDFSVGSNCFNNWSNAGYTSVIVESQHYHISNANNDYVH; this is encoded by the exons ATGGGATATAACGGTGTTTCTTATAATCTAATAGCTAACATGAAATGTAAAAGTAATGATGAGTCGGAAGAGAGTTCTGAAAACAAACCACCAGCAGAAAATAAAG CTCCTCCTCTTTGCGCGAAAGGCGCCATGAAAGAGAAAAGCAAGAATGCCGCCCGCAGCAGACGAGAAAAAGAGAATGCGGAATTTATCGAATTGGGCAAAATGCTACCCTTACCAGCGGCCATAACCACCCAACTGGACAAAGCCTCTGTTATTAGACTCTCCACTTCGTACTTGAAGATGAGAGAGGTGTTCCCAGACG GACTAGGGGATGCATGGGGTGCATCGCCAGTAATACCCAACCCAAGAGAAGCCCTTCTCAAAGAACTGGGCTCCTACCTTCTTCAAACCCTGGACGGATTCATTTTTGTAGTAGCTCAGGATGGCAAAATTATGTATATCTCAGAAACGGCGTCTGTTCATTTGGGACTCTCAcag GTCGAATTAACAGGCAATAGTATCTACGATTATATTCATCCGGCGGATCATGATGAAGTCTCCGCTATATTAACACCAACCCCACCATATCCACCTTTGTCCATCAACCAGGATTACGAGATCGAAAGGGCATTTTTCATAAGGATGAAGTGTGTCTTAGCAAAAAGGAATGCTGGTTTAACTAACGGAGGATATAAg GTAATCCACTGTTCAGGATACCTCAAAATAAAGCAGCATCCCTTAGGAAACGGGGTGGTTTACGAGCCGAGCTGTTTCCAGAATATGGGGTTGGTAGCTGTGGGACACTCACTACCGCCTAGTGCCATTACTGAAATCAAATTGCACTCCAACATGTTCATGTTTAGAGCAAGTTTGgatatgaaattaatatttctagaTGCGAG GGTGTCGCAACTTACAGGGTACGAACCTCAGGATCTCATAGAAAAAACTTTGTATCAATACATAGATGGCAGGGATGTGTTACCGATGCGATATTCTCATCATCAAC TCCTGATAAAAGGACAAGTCACCACCAAATACTACAGGTTTCTCTGCAAACTTGGAGGTTGGGTTTGGATGCAAAGTTACGCTACCATTGTACATAATTCCAGATCATCGAGACCACATTGTATAGTCTCtgtaaattatgttttaag TGAGACTGAATCCAAAGAACTAGTGCTTAGCTTCACCCAAACAACACCCAATGAAGAACTGCCGGCATCCCCCCACGCAGACAACCATTCACCCTTAACCACCCCCACTAGAAATGTGGGACAACCCAAGTATCACCACAGTTCACCTCAATCGAACATTCGTCTCAGTGGTGGTGGCAGAATAATCGAACCGGAACATTTTAGTGACTCTAACGGGGGTGGATCTGGGCATTTTGGAGGTCATTTGGATTACGATCACA GTAACCCAGGATTATTTGTGCATAGTGTACAAGAAGATTCCACCCCTTACTATCACCACCATGAAGTTTATTACTACAACGACCCTGAAGCTTACTCAGTAGTTCCGGGCTCAGTTGCTTCTCAAACACGCCCTTTCAGTGCTTCATCTAGCAGTTGCAGCTCAGTGGAAAGTAGTGCTACTGATAACACGCACCATTACTCTCATGGGGGGACGTTAAATCCTCTGATAGCTACGAATATTAACCCTGCAACACCCTCCGATTTTAGTGTTGGCAGTAACTGTTTCAATAATTGGAGCAATGCAGGGTATACTAGTGTAATAGTTGAAAGCCAACACTACCACATATCAAATGCTAATAACGATTATGTGCActag
- the sim gene encoding single-minded homolog 1 isoform X2, translated as MCVGMCIKTMNNAIDLESKVVEFGIDAPPLCAKGAMKEKSKNAARSRREKENAEFIELGKMLPLPAAITTQLDKASVIRLSTSYLKMREVFPDGLGDAWGASPVIPNPREALLKELGSYLLQTLDGFIFVVAQDGKIMYISETASVHLGLSQVELTGNSIYDYIHPADHDEVSAILTPTPPYPPLSINQDYEIERAFFIRMKCVLAKRNAGLTNGGYKVIHCSGYLKIKQHPLGNGVVYEPSCFQNMGLVAVGHSLPPSAITEIKLHSNMFMFRASLDMKLIFLDARVSQLTGYEPQDLIEKTLYQYIDGRDVLPMRYSHHQLLIKGQVTTKYYRFLCKLGGWVWMQSYATIVHNSRSSRPHCIVSVNYVLSETESKELVLSFTQTTPNEELPASPHADNHSPLTTPTRNVGQPKYHHSSPQSNIRLSGGGRIIEPEHFSDSNGGGSGHFGGHLDYDHSNPGLFVHSVQEDSTPYYHHHEVYYYNDPEAYSVVPGSVASQTRPFSASSSSCSSVESSATDNTHHYSHGGTLNPLIATNINPATPSDFSVGSNCFNNWSNAGYTSVIVESQHYHISNANNDYVH; from the exons CTCCTCCTCTTTGCGCGAAAGGCGCCATGAAAGAGAAAAGCAAGAATGCCGCCCGCAGCAGACGAGAAAAAGAGAATGCGGAATTTATCGAATTGGGCAAAATGCTACCCTTACCAGCGGCCATAACCACCCAACTGGACAAAGCCTCTGTTATTAGACTCTCCACTTCGTACTTGAAGATGAGAGAGGTGTTCCCAGACG GACTAGGGGATGCATGGGGTGCATCGCCAGTAATACCCAACCCAAGAGAAGCCCTTCTCAAAGAACTGGGCTCCTACCTTCTTCAAACCCTGGACGGATTCATTTTTGTAGTAGCTCAGGATGGCAAAATTATGTATATCTCAGAAACGGCGTCTGTTCATTTGGGACTCTCAcag GTCGAATTAACAGGCAATAGTATCTACGATTATATTCATCCGGCGGATCATGATGAAGTCTCCGCTATATTAACACCAACCCCACCATATCCACCTTTGTCCATCAACCAGGATTACGAGATCGAAAGGGCATTTTTCATAAGGATGAAGTGTGTCTTAGCAAAAAGGAATGCTGGTTTAACTAACGGAGGATATAAg GTAATCCACTGTTCAGGATACCTCAAAATAAAGCAGCATCCCTTAGGAAACGGGGTGGTTTACGAGCCGAGCTGTTTCCAGAATATGGGGTTGGTAGCTGTGGGACACTCACTACCGCCTAGTGCCATTACTGAAATCAAATTGCACTCCAACATGTTCATGTTTAGAGCAAGTTTGgatatgaaattaatatttctagaTGCGAG GGTGTCGCAACTTACAGGGTACGAACCTCAGGATCTCATAGAAAAAACTTTGTATCAATACATAGATGGCAGGGATGTGTTACCGATGCGATATTCTCATCATCAAC TCCTGATAAAAGGACAAGTCACCACCAAATACTACAGGTTTCTCTGCAAACTTGGAGGTTGGGTTTGGATGCAAAGTTACGCTACCATTGTACATAATTCCAGATCATCGAGACCACATTGTATAGTCTCtgtaaattatgttttaag TGAGACTGAATCCAAAGAACTAGTGCTTAGCTTCACCCAAACAACACCCAATGAAGAACTGCCGGCATCCCCCCACGCAGACAACCATTCACCCTTAACCACCCCCACTAGAAATGTGGGACAACCCAAGTATCACCACAGTTCACCTCAATCGAACATTCGTCTCAGTGGTGGTGGCAGAATAATCGAACCGGAACATTTTAGTGACTCTAACGGGGGTGGATCTGGGCATTTTGGAGGTCATTTGGATTACGATCACA GTAACCCAGGATTATTTGTGCATAGTGTACAAGAAGATTCCACCCCTTACTATCACCACCATGAAGTTTATTACTACAACGACCCTGAAGCTTACTCAGTAGTTCCGGGCTCAGTTGCTTCTCAAACACGCCCTTTCAGTGCTTCATCTAGCAGTTGCAGCTCAGTGGAAAGTAGTGCTACTGATAACACGCACCATTACTCTCATGGGGGGACGTTAAATCCTCTGATAGCTACGAATATTAACCCTGCAACACCCTCCGATTTTAGTGTTGGCAGTAACTGTTTCAATAATTGGAGCAATGCAGGGTATACTAGTGTAATAGTTGAAAGCCAACACTACCACATATCAAATGCTAATAACGATTATGTGCActag
- the sim gene encoding single-minded homolog 1 isoform X3, with protein MKEKSKNAARSRREKENAEFIELGKMLPLPAAITTQLDKASVIRLSTSYLKMREVFPDGLGDAWGASPVIPNPREALLKELGSYLLQTLDGFIFVVAQDGKIMYISETASVHLGLSQVELTGNSIYDYIHPADHDEVSAILTPTPPYPPLSINQDYEIERAFFIRMKCVLAKRNAGLTNGGYKVIHCSGYLKIKQHPLGNGVVYEPSCFQNMGLVAVGHSLPPSAITEIKLHSNMFMFRASLDMKLIFLDARVSQLTGYEPQDLIEKTLYQYIDGRDVLPMRYSHHQLLIKGQVTTKYYRFLCKLGGWVWMQSYATIVHNSRSSRPHCIVSVNYVLSETESKELVLSFTQTTPNEELPASPHADNHSPLTTPTRNVGQPKYHHSSPQSNIRLSGGGRIIEPEHFSDSNGGGSGHFGGHLDYDHSNPGLFVHSVQEDSTPYYHHHEVYYYNDPEAYSVVPGSVASQTRPFSASSSSCSSVESSATDNTHHYSHGGTLNPLIATNINPATPSDFSVGSNCFNNWSNAGYTSVIVESQHYHISNANNDYVH; from the exons ATGAAAGAGAAAAGCAAGAATGCCGCCCGCAGCAGACGAGAAAAAGAGAATGCGGAATTTATCGAATTGGGCAAAATGCTACCCTTACCAGCGGCCATAACCACCCAACTGGACAAAGCCTCTGTTATTAGACTCTCCACTTCGTACTTGAAGATGAGAGAGGTGTTCCCAGACG GACTAGGGGATGCATGGGGTGCATCGCCAGTAATACCCAACCCAAGAGAAGCCCTTCTCAAAGAACTGGGCTCCTACCTTCTTCAAACCCTGGACGGATTCATTTTTGTAGTAGCTCAGGATGGCAAAATTATGTATATCTCAGAAACGGCGTCTGTTCATTTGGGACTCTCAcag GTCGAATTAACAGGCAATAGTATCTACGATTATATTCATCCGGCGGATCATGATGAAGTCTCCGCTATATTAACACCAACCCCACCATATCCACCTTTGTCCATCAACCAGGATTACGAGATCGAAAGGGCATTTTTCATAAGGATGAAGTGTGTCTTAGCAAAAAGGAATGCTGGTTTAACTAACGGAGGATATAAg GTAATCCACTGTTCAGGATACCTCAAAATAAAGCAGCATCCCTTAGGAAACGGGGTGGTTTACGAGCCGAGCTGTTTCCAGAATATGGGGTTGGTAGCTGTGGGACACTCACTACCGCCTAGTGCCATTACTGAAATCAAATTGCACTCCAACATGTTCATGTTTAGAGCAAGTTTGgatatgaaattaatatttctagaTGCGAG GGTGTCGCAACTTACAGGGTACGAACCTCAGGATCTCATAGAAAAAACTTTGTATCAATACATAGATGGCAGGGATGTGTTACCGATGCGATATTCTCATCATCAAC TCCTGATAAAAGGACAAGTCACCACCAAATACTACAGGTTTCTCTGCAAACTTGGAGGTTGGGTTTGGATGCAAAGTTACGCTACCATTGTACATAATTCCAGATCATCGAGACCACATTGTATAGTCTCtgtaaattatgttttaag TGAGACTGAATCCAAAGAACTAGTGCTTAGCTTCACCCAAACAACACCCAATGAAGAACTGCCGGCATCCCCCCACGCAGACAACCATTCACCCTTAACCACCCCCACTAGAAATGTGGGACAACCCAAGTATCACCACAGTTCACCTCAATCGAACATTCGTCTCAGTGGTGGTGGCAGAATAATCGAACCGGAACATTTTAGTGACTCTAACGGGGGTGGATCTGGGCATTTTGGAGGTCATTTGGATTACGATCACA GTAACCCAGGATTATTTGTGCATAGTGTACAAGAAGATTCCACCCCTTACTATCACCACCATGAAGTTTATTACTACAACGACCCTGAAGCTTACTCAGTAGTTCCGGGCTCAGTTGCTTCTCAAACACGCCCTTTCAGTGCTTCATCTAGCAGTTGCAGCTCAGTGGAAAGTAGTGCTACTGATAACACGCACCATTACTCTCATGGGGGGACGTTAAATCCTCTGATAGCTACGAATATTAACCCTGCAACACCCTCCGATTTTAGTGTTGGCAGTAACTGTTTCAATAATTGGAGCAATGCAGGGTATACTAGTGTAATAGTTGAAAGCCAACACTACCACATATCAAATGCTAATAACGATTATGTGCActag
- the LOC136413127 gene encoding serine-rich adhesin for platelets-like isoform X2: protein MERSDKQGGSREGETSDEGKPLKKARYLWEIKGKGHLKTSKDPSSSFQEAQLPVDFQKPCCSKTEPTTSPKAGPKSSCCDDCCLETFLAKTEDIMVRDSSDDDDSEKLPLENSIENEIPVTLVSAQPKNQDYYLKKWQARQIARGFVDNTINSMLENWVDRPFDATNFVEDCANDGQVEDDAILMAIQSHGLQSGLRGSTSGTLSTSTFNSNSNSSFNSNLSIAGSSRSESQSELLYSSQILQESSTDNLENLQKEQETQSLSSSMSPASASSISNTYEGDSGDPMDFLNAAVSVAIQKKGLSY from the exons ATGGAGAGGAGTGATAAACAAGGTGGATCCCGAGAAGGTGAGACTTCAGATGAAGGCAAGCCACTTAAAAAAGCCCGATACCTATgggaaattaaaggaaaaggGCATTTGAAAACCTCAAAAGATCCCAGCAGCTCCTTTCAAGAAGCTCAGCTACCTGTAGACTTTCAAAAGCCCTGTTGCAGTAAAACTGAGCCCACTACATCACCAAAAGCAG GCCCAAAGTCTAGCTGTTGTGACGATTGTTGCCTGGAAACTTTTTTGGCCAAGACAGAAGATATTATGGTGAGAGACAGTTCAGATGACGATGACTCTGAGAAGCTGCCTTTAGAAAACagtattgaaaatgaaattccaGTCACCCTGGTTTCTGCACAACCAAAAAATCAAGACTATTACTTGAA AAAGTGGCAAGCAAGACAAATTGCCCGGGGTTTTGTGGataatacaataaatagtATGTTGGAGAATTGGGTGGATAGACCATTTGATGCCACAAACTTTGTGGAAGATTGTGCAAATGATGGCCAA GTTGAAGATGATGCTATTTTAATGGCAATACAATCACATGGCCTACAATCAGGATTAAGAGGAAGCACAAGTGGGACCCTTAGTACCTCtacttttaattcaaattcaaactccagttttaattcaaatttatccatTGCAGGCAGCAGCAGAAGTGAATCTCAATCAGAATTATTAT ACTCAAGccaaattttacaagaatcCTCAACagataatttagaaaatcttcaaaaggaGCAAGAGACACAATCACTATCTAGTTCTATGAGTCCAGCTAGTGCTAGCTCAATATCAAATACCTATGAGGGAGATTCTGGGGACCCAATGGATTTCTTAAATGCTGCAGTGTCAGTTGCTATTCAGAAGAAAGGTCTCTCATATTAG